From one Balaenoptera acutorostrata chromosome 6, mBalAcu1.1, whole genome shotgun sequence genomic stretch:
- the LOC130708320 gene encoding short coiled-coil protein encodes MMNADMDAVDAENQVELEEKTRLINQVLELQHTLEDLSARVDAVKEENLKLKSENQVLGQYIENLMSASSVFQTTDTKSKRK; translated from the coding sequence ATGATGAATGCTGACATGGATGCAGTTGATGCTGAAAATCAGGTGGAACTGGAGGAGAAAACACGACTTATTAATCAAGTGTTGGAACTCCAACACACCCTTGAAGATCTCTCTGCAAGAGTAGATGCAGTTAAGGAAGAAAATCTGAAGCTAAAATCAGAAAACCAAGTTCTTGGACAATATATAGAAAACCTCATGTCAGCTTCTAGTGTTTTTCAAACAACTGacacaaaaagcaaaagaaaataa